Below is a window of Streptomyces sp. WMMB303 DNA.
GCCAGGACGCATTCTCGTAATGCGCCCCTCACGCACGGTAGTTCAGCCAGTGCGCGCCGAGCGGCGAAATATCAGAACAAACCATGAAAAGTTCAGGAGCACTTCCCATGGCGAACCCGCAGCAGCGCCCGGACCGCGCCGACGACAGCAACGGCGACCCGCACCAGAGCCCGACCGCCGACCCGTACCCGAACGAGCTCCGAGGCTGGACCGAGGGCCGGGTACCGGCCGGGGCCGGCAAGATCCGCGAGGCGGTGGCGGCACGTGATGCGCTCGCCGAGGCGCTGACCCGCGCCGGTGTTCAGCTCCCGGCGATGGACGTACGCACCCCGTGGCGGGACGCGCTGCCAGGTAGTGACGAGAGTGGCGGCGAGCACGACATGCCGGACTCCACGCGGGCCGCCCGGTACGCGCTCGTCCACCTCGGTGTCTGCTCGGCCTCCGTCGCCTTCGCACTGGCGGCCGTGATCGCGCGGGGTGCCGGCCGGTGACGGACGGCGGAGTCCGGTCGCAGGCGCCGGTTGCCGTCACGCCCGTGGAACCGGTCGTCGGCTCGGCGGTACGGGATCTCGCCCGTGACCGGATCGGGGTGGTGATGGAGCGGGAGGGCCGCTATCTCCAGCTCCGCCCGCTGGGCGGGGGACGGGAGTGGGACGCGGACCCCGACCGCGTCCGGCTGCTGACCCACGCCGAGGTGCTGAGCGCCCGCGTCGCGGAGACGAACGCACGCAGTCGGCGGCGCCTCGAGCTGGGCGGAGCATCCGAGGCACCCCGCACATCGTCCTGGAGCGGCCCGGACCCGTGCGGCCCATACCGCCCATGAGCAGCGGTCGCGGACGACGAGCCTCACCACGCCCGGCGACAGCTCGCAGTGAGGACGCTCAGGGCGCCCCGATGTCGTAGGCGGTGCCGTCGGCGACGGCATGGAGTTTGTCCGGGTTGGCCACGTTGTGGATGGCGGTGATGCGCCCGTCGGCGCCGAAGTCGAACGTGACGGTGGCGATCACGCGTCCCGGCCCGCTGAAGACGATGCCCGGCCCGCCGTTGATCACGACGAGTTCGGCATGCATGTCGGCCGGCGCGATGCCCTGGTACGGGACGGTACCGATGGCCGCGAACCAGTTGGCCACCGTGCTTGCGCCGACAACCGGGCGCAGGGCCTGGCGGACCTTGCCGCCGCCGTCGGTCCACAAGGTGACGTCCGGGGACAGCAGTTCCATCAGGGTGTTGATGTCACCGCCGGTCGTGGCAGCGAAGAACCGCTCGGTGGCCTCGCGCTGCCTGGTCCGGTCGGCTGCGAAGCGCGGCCGCCGGGCCCGCACGTGCTCGCGGGCCCGGTGCGCGGCCTGCCGCACCGCAGGTTCGGAACGTTCCACGGCCTCGGCGATTTCGGCGTGGCTGAAGTCGAAGACCTCCTTGAGCACGAACACCGCGCGCTCCAGCGGGCTGAGCGTCTCCAGCACCACCAGCATGGCCATCGACACCGACTCGGTGTCCACGACGGCCTCGGAGGCATCCCCACCGGTGAGGATGGGCTCCGGGAGCCACGGCCCCAGGTAGGTCTCGCGCTTGTGCCGAGTCGAGCGCAGCCGTTCCAGCGCCAGGTTCGAGACGATCCTCGTCAGGTATGCCTTGGGGTCGGCCACCTGCGAGCGGTCCGCGGCGGACCACTTGATCCAGGCGTCCTGGACGGCGTCCTCGGCGTCGGCCGCGGTGCCCAGGAGTCGATAGGCCACGGAGAACAGCAGGCTGCGGTGCTCGTGGAAGACCTGCTGGTCGGGGTGGGCTGACAGGTTGATCACCGGGCCTCCCGGACACGGGTGAAGCGGCCCCCGCGGGGCCAGAACGCACCCGAGGTGGGCATCTTCTTCATACGGCCATAGGTCGGCCAGGGCGAGGCGGTCACCGTTTCCTTGTACCGGACGGCCATGCGGCCGGTCAGGAAGATCCGGCGTGGGCTGTCATCGGGGCGGGTGAACTGCACCACGGCGTCGCCGCGTCCCAGACTCACCGGCGTGTGGTAGTAGCCGAAGCGGAACGGCATGGGCTGCTTGCCTCTGAGTATGCGCTCGATGGACAGCGCGGCATGCACCCCGGTCGGCATGCCGCCCTGGCAGGTGCCGTGCAGCACGCCGTAGCGCTGGCGGATCGCGGCTGCGTCGCCGATCGCGTATACGTCGGGGTGGGACACCGACCGCAGTGTGGCGTCGGTGACGATGCGTCCGCGACGATCGACGGCCAGCCCGGCGGCGGCCGCCGGCGGCGACACCCGGGTACCGCTCGTCCACAGGACCGCGTCGGCGGCGATGCGCTCCCCGCCTGCCAATTCCACCCCGTCGGGCAGAACCTTCACCACCTCGGCTCCTGTGCGTACCTGGACGCCCAGCCGGTCGAGCGCGGCGTGCACGTACGCCTTGGCCTTGGGATTCATGGCCGCGCCGGGCTCGGTCCGGCCCTGTAGCACGACGTCCAGTTCCGGGTGCCGCTCGGCGATCTCCGCGGCCGACTCGGTGCCGGTCAGCCCGCTGCCGGCGACCACCACCGTGCCGCTGCCGAGCCGCCGAAGTCGGTCGGCGAGCAACTCGGCGTCCGGGGCGCTGCTCAGGGTGTACGCATGGTCCTCGGCGCCCGGCACCGCCGACGTGTCGGCCACACTGCCCAACGCGTACACCAACGTGTCGTAGTGCAGGACCCGGTCGTCATCGATCCGTACAGTCCTGGCGTCCGCGTCCACCGCCGTCACCCAGCCCCGTACGAATCGCGCCCCCGTGCCCTCCAGCAGCTCCGGGATGCTCAGCTCGGCGAGCCGCTGCCCGGTCGCCGTCATGTGCAGCCGCATGCGCTCGGTGAACCGCTCCTGCGCATTCACCACGGTCACCCGTACCTCGCGCCGGTTGCTCCTGGCCGCCAGTTGGATGGCCGCGGACATCCCCGCGTACCCGGCTCCCAGGACCACCACACGGCGTGTGCCCGTCATGCCGGTTTCCTGCTGTGTGCTCACCGTTCCGTCCTCCTCCATCGCTTCCGACGACCACCAGATGGAAGCGGACCTCCCATCCGTGACAAGAGGGCGATGTGATGCACAGCACAGTCCG
It encodes the following:
- a CDS encoding RNA polymerase sigma-70 factor encodes the protein MINLSAHPDQQVFHEHRSLLFSVAYRLLGTAADAEDAVQDAWIKWSAADRSQVADPKAYLTRIVSNLALERLRSTRHKRETYLGPWLPEPILTGGDASEAVVDTESVSMAMLVVLETLSPLERAVFVLKEVFDFSHAEIAEAVERSEPAVRQAAHRAREHVRARRPRFAADRTRQREATERFFAATTGGDINTLMELLSPDVTLWTDGGGKVRQALRPVVGASTVANWFAAIGTVPYQGIAPADMHAELVVINGGPGIVFSGPGRVIATVTFDFGADGRITAIHNVANPDKLHAVADGTAYDIGAP
- a CDS encoding FAD-dependent oxidoreductase; its protein translation is MTGTRRVVVLGAGYAGMSAAIQLAARSNRREVRVTVVNAQERFTERMRLHMTATGQRLAELSIPELLEGTGARFVRGWVTAVDADARTVRIDDDRVLHYDTLVYALGSVADTSAVPGAEDHAYTLSSAPDAELLADRLRRLGSGTVVVAGSGLTGTESAAEIAERHPELDVVLQGRTEPGAAMNPKAKAYVHAALDRLGVQVRTGAEVVKVLPDGVELAGGERIAADAVLWTSGTRVSPPAAAAGLAVDRRGRIVTDATLRSVSHPDVYAIGDAAAIRQRYGVLHGTCQGGMPTGVHAALSIERILRGKQPMPFRFGYYHTPVSLGRGDAVVQFTRPDDSPRRIFLTGRMAVRYKETVTASPWPTYGRMKKMPTSGAFWPRGGRFTRVREAR